The following coding sequences lie in one Lolium perenne isolate Kyuss_39 chromosome 2, Kyuss_2.0, whole genome shotgun sequence genomic window:
- the LOC127336377 gene encoding protein NRT1/ PTR FAMILY 8.5 isoform X1, producing MNADDHRGALRTPILADDEASGSNRVLEAQEARKAGHSSNKALKLILALQFLEVTAFYGIYLSLIVYLQEVFHGHSASNVACVNYWVGVSYHMPVLGAAIADSFWGKYKTVMIGLSVSVVGMAMVTASAALPSLSPPPCVQNAICAPATLSQKLVFFSGLYLCGVGIGASKAVVISFAAEQYDDEDDGAGKKGPGRGAKASYFSWYYAVANMGMMTAGTLLVWVEAKVNWGLGYGICTSFVAVAVVILAATAPMYRISPPAGSPWKGVFQVLYAFSRKVKLKVPDDATALYEGEEDAKDPLVRPLHERLQHSDQFRFLDKAAIITDEDLNEDGDRPWRLCPMTQVEELKTLLKLIPIWLTSAVYFVANTQAQTTFVQQGTRTDTRIPAPSLTAVETALVAACVALYNRTSRRLTPLRLMGLGHATAAVAVGVAAWAESRRLRMAGDHERMGIAWLLPQYVVMAISDASLSVGQLEFFYDQSPETMKGASTAFYFVSVSIGNLINSQLVTLIASVTAAGGRTGWFPPEMDDGHLDYYFVLVVVVTVVNFAVFVALAKNYTPKRVR from the exons ATGAACGCCGACGACCACCGTGGGGCCTTACGGACGCCGATCTTAGCGGACGATGAG GCATCTGGTTCAAATCGGGTCCTTGAAGCTCAAGAGGCGCGCAAGGCCGGTCACAGCTCTAACAAGGCGCTGAAACTCATCCTGG CCCTGCAGTTCCTGGAGGTCACTGCATTCTACGGGATCTACCTGAGCTTGATCGTGTATCTTCAGGAGGTTTTCCATGGCCACAGCGCTTCCAACGTGGCGTGCGTGAATTATTGGGTGGGAGTGAGCTACCACATGCCCGTGTTGGGCGCCGCCATCGCCGACTCCTTCTGGGGAAAATACAAGACGGTGATGATCGGCCTCTCGGTTTCTGTCGTC GGAATGGCCATGGTCACCGCATCAGCGGCCCTGCCGTCTCTGAGCCCTCCACCGTGCGTGCAGAACGCGATCTGCGCACCGGCCACTCTCAGCCAGAAGCTGGTCTTCTTTTCTGGGTTATACCTGTGCGGCGTGGGGATCGGCGCGTCCAAGGCGGTAGTCATCTCGTTCGCGGCGGAGCAgtacgacgacgaggacgacggcgccGGCAAGAAGGGGCCGGGACGGGGCGCCAAGGCGTCCTACTTCAGCTGGTACTACGCGGTGGCGAACATGGGCATGATGACTGCGGGGACACTGCTGGTCTGGGTCGAGGCCAAGGTGAACTGGGGGCTCGGCTACGGCATCTGCACGTCGTTCGTCGCGGTCGCCGTCGTCATCCTCGCCGCGACGGCGCCCATGTACCGGATCTCGCCTCCCGCTGGCAGCCCGTGGAAAGGCGTGTTCCAAGTGCTCTACGCGTTCTCTCGCAAGGTAAAACTGAAAGTGCCTGATGATGCCACCGCACTGTACGAGGGGGAGGAGGATGCCAAGGATCCGTTGGTGCGTCCTCTACACGAACGACTGCAGCACAGCGACCAGTTCAG GTTCTTGGACAAGGCTGCCATTATCACGGACGAGGATCTGAATGAGGACGGAGACCGGCCATGGAGGCTGTGCCCGATGACGCAGGTCGAGGAGCTCAAGACCTTGCTGAAGCTGATCCCGATATGGCTCACCTCAGCCGTCTACTTCGTCGCCAACACGCAGGCGCAGACCACGTTCGTGCAGCAGGGCACCAGGACGGACACCCGGATACCGGCCCCGTCGCTGACAGCAGTCGAGACGGCGCTCGTCGCCGCCTGCGTCGCTCTCTACAACAGGACCTCGCGCCGCCTCACGCCGCTGCGGCTAATGGGGCTGGGGCACGCCACGGCGGCCGTCGCGGTGGGCGTGGCCGCGTGGGCCGAGTCGCGCAGGCTGCGGATGGCCGGGGATCATGAGCGTATGGGCATAGCGTGGCTGCTGCCGCAGTACGTGGTGATGGCGATCTCGGACGCGTCGCTCTCGGTAGGGCAGCTGGAGTTCTTCTACGACCAGTCGCCGGAGACGATGAAAGGCGCGTCCACGGCGTTCTACTTCGTGTCGGTCTCGATCGGTAATCTGATCAACTCGCAGCTGGTGACGCTGATCGCGTCCGTCACCGCGGCGGGAGGCAGGACGGGCTGGTTTCCACCGGAAATGGATGATGGGCATCTGGATTACTACTTCGTCCTCGTTGTCGTCGTTACAGTTGTGAATTTTGCTGTTTTTGTTGCACTTGCCAAGAACTACACGCCCAAAAGGGTTAGATAA
- the LOC127336377 gene encoding protein NRT1/ PTR FAMILY 8.5 isoform X2 produces MPVLGAAIADSFWGKYKTVMIGLSVSVVGMAMVTASAALPSLSPPPCVQNAICAPATLSQKLVFFSGLYLCGVGIGASKAVVISFAAEQYDDEDDGAGKKGPGRGAKASYFSWYYAVANMGMMTAGTLLVWVEAKVNWGLGYGICTSFVAVAVVILAATAPMYRISPPAGSPWKGVFQVLYAFSRKVKLKVPDDATALYEGEEDAKDPLVRPLHERLQHSDQFRFLDKAAIITDEDLNEDGDRPWRLCPMTQVEELKTLLKLIPIWLTSAVYFVANTQAQTTFVQQGTRTDTRIPAPSLTAVETALVAACVALYNRTSRRLTPLRLMGLGHATAAVAVGVAAWAESRRLRMAGDHERMGIAWLLPQYVVMAISDASLSVGQLEFFYDQSPETMKGASTAFYFVSVSIGNLINSQLVTLIASVTAAGGRTGWFPPEMDDGHLDYYFVLVVVVTVVNFAVFVALAKNYTPKRVR; encoded by the exons ATGCCCGTGTTGGGCGCCGCCATCGCCGACTCCTTCTGGGGAAAATACAAGACGGTGATGATCGGCCTCTCGGTTTCTGTCGTC GGAATGGCCATGGTCACCGCATCAGCGGCCCTGCCGTCTCTGAGCCCTCCACCGTGCGTGCAGAACGCGATCTGCGCACCGGCCACTCTCAGCCAGAAGCTGGTCTTCTTTTCTGGGTTATACCTGTGCGGCGTGGGGATCGGCGCGTCCAAGGCGGTAGTCATCTCGTTCGCGGCGGAGCAgtacgacgacgaggacgacggcgccGGCAAGAAGGGGCCGGGACGGGGCGCCAAGGCGTCCTACTTCAGCTGGTACTACGCGGTGGCGAACATGGGCATGATGACTGCGGGGACACTGCTGGTCTGGGTCGAGGCCAAGGTGAACTGGGGGCTCGGCTACGGCATCTGCACGTCGTTCGTCGCGGTCGCCGTCGTCATCCTCGCCGCGACGGCGCCCATGTACCGGATCTCGCCTCCCGCTGGCAGCCCGTGGAAAGGCGTGTTCCAAGTGCTCTACGCGTTCTCTCGCAAGGTAAAACTGAAAGTGCCTGATGATGCCACCGCACTGTACGAGGGGGAGGAGGATGCCAAGGATCCGTTGGTGCGTCCTCTACACGAACGACTGCAGCACAGCGACCAGTTCAG GTTCTTGGACAAGGCTGCCATTATCACGGACGAGGATCTGAATGAGGACGGAGACCGGCCATGGAGGCTGTGCCCGATGACGCAGGTCGAGGAGCTCAAGACCTTGCTGAAGCTGATCCCGATATGGCTCACCTCAGCCGTCTACTTCGTCGCCAACACGCAGGCGCAGACCACGTTCGTGCAGCAGGGCACCAGGACGGACACCCGGATACCGGCCCCGTCGCTGACAGCAGTCGAGACGGCGCTCGTCGCCGCCTGCGTCGCTCTCTACAACAGGACCTCGCGCCGCCTCACGCCGCTGCGGCTAATGGGGCTGGGGCACGCCACGGCGGCCGTCGCGGTGGGCGTGGCCGCGTGGGCCGAGTCGCGCAGGCTGCGGATGGCCGGGGATCATGAGCGTATGGGCATAGCGTGGCTGCTGCCGCAGTACGTGGTGATGGCGATCTCGGACGCGTCGCTCTCGGTAGGGCAGCTGGAGTTCTTCTACGACCAGTCGCCGGAGACGATGAAAGGCGCGTCCACGGCGTTCTACTTCGTGTCGGTCTCGATCGGTAATCTGATCAACTCGCAGCTGGTGACGCTGATCGCGTCCGTCACCGCGGCGGGAGGCAGGACGGGCTGGTTTCCACCGGAAATGGATGATGGGCATCTGGATTACTACTTCGTCCTCGTTGTCGTCGTTACAGTTGTGAATTTTGCTGTTTTTGTTGCACTTGCCAAGAACTACACGCCCAAAAGGGTTAGATAA
- the LOC139835828 gene encoding uncharacterized protein — translation MSNLVKLRHFRVRNYLFHSSISEVGKIKTLQELKRFEVKRETYGFELEQEQLGKLLELRGSLEIRNLERVQSSKEAAEAKLEHINHLHSLQLDWNIDRSDKNPILDEAVLESLKPHSNLRELGIRWHGGATLPTWLGTELSVENLESLSLESVAWNLLPLPGKQCMVKDHSAECPGCVLGQGFKNLKTLELDSIPGFKIWHGNGSRDYLSHLEELTVRNCSELTKLPFGNSASCYQSEEEETMACFPKLKIISITRCPKLLSLPPIPWSRTLCRASVQKIVSDPYSLSFHSNYFVNELTSLDIGGNGASDSALWNALSFSNLTHLQYLSILRCPPMQLDHLQLLTSLKILSITDSGHVLCPAESESNVRYQFPLEHVVIENCGADGKELTELLSYCPNLSKLRLRECEKKLQSLPAGLSGLSKLKILEIYYCPGIRSLPKDGLPSSLVELDISYGNNGIFTRQCRKLQGTIPVIKISKDSIDYLYNLFR, via the exons ATGAGCAACCTTGTGAAACTGCGTCACTTTCGTGTCCGCAATTATCTGTTTCACTCTAGCATTTCTGAGGTGGGAAAAATAAAAACATTACAGGAGTTAAAGAGGTTTGAGGTCAAAAGAGAAACATATGGATTCGAATTAGAGCAAG AGCAATTAGGGAAGCTGCTAGAGCTCAGGGGATCATTGGAAATTCGTAATCTTGAAAGGGTACAATCAAGCAAGGAAGCAGCTGAAGCGAAATTAGAGCACATAAACCACTTACATAGTTTACAATTGGATTGGAATATTGACAGATCTGATAAGAACCCTATACTGGACGAGGCTGTCCTAGAAAGTCTTAAGCCGCATAGTAATCTTCGGGAACTAGGCATTAGATGGCATGGAGGTGCCACCCTCCCGACATGGCTAGGCACGGAACTCTCCGTTGAAAATTTGGAATCACTTAGTTTGGAAAGTGTAGCTTGGAACTTACTTCCACTTCCAGGGAAGCAGTGCATGGTTAAGGACCATAGTGCAGAGTGTCCAGGGTGTGTCCTAGGCCAAGGCTTTAAGAATCTGAAGACCCTCGAATTGGATAGCATACCTGGATTTAAAATATGGCATGGAAATGGCTCTCGTGATTATCTATCTCATCTGGAAGAACTCACTGTTCGTAACTGCTCTGAACTAACGAAGTTGCCATTCGGAAACTCTGCTAGTTGCTATCAATCTGAAGAAGAGGAGACCATGGCCTGCTTTCCCAAATTGAAGATTATCTCAATCACTCGTTGTCCGAAACTGTTGTCATTGCCTCCTATTCCTTGGAGTCGCACTCTGTGCCGTGCTTCAGTTCAGAAAATCGTCTCAGATCCTTATAGTTTGAGCTTTCACTCAAATTATTTTGTAAATGAACTAACTAGCCTGGACATTGGTGGAAATGGTGCTTCAGATAGTGCATTATGGAATGCGTTGTCTTTCAGTAATCTAACTCATTTACAATACCTGAGTATCCTTAGATGCCCTCCTATGCAGCTAGATCACCTCCAGCTGCTAACATCTCTTAAGATTCTTTCCATAACTGATTCGGGTCATGTATTGTGCCCTGCCGAAAGTGAGAGCAATGTCCGATACCAGTTCCCCCTTGAACACGTCGTCATTGAAAACTGTGGGGCTGATGGGAAAGAACTGACAGAGCTTCTCTCTTATTGCCCGAACCTATCAAAGCTGAGACTACGGGAATGTGAGAAG AAGCTGCAGTCCCTCCCTGCAGGGCTAAGTGGGCTTTCCAAGCTCAAGATATTGGAAATCTACTACTGTCCAGGTATCCGGTCGCTGCCCAAGGATGGACTGCCGAGCTCACTTGTGGAGCTAGATATTAGTTATGGCAACAACGGGATTTTCACAAGGCAGTGCCGCAAGCTCCAAGGAACGATTCCAGTAATCAAGATCTCCAAG GACTCCATCGATTACCTATACAATCTTTTTCGATAA
- the LOC139835829 gene encoding uncharacterized protein: MGGGGLRCAPFSRRLSPGGSAGAVGMGGGGLPALPPPIGSPQHSGRGLELLGTNDQNERLEDIGQSNLDNLVNHGFFKQCTNKYDNTIYVIHDLLHELAVNVSSYECLSINESNVKSIQIPVSVRHLSITVGNRVLEDRKAFDYFKVNLSALDKKLKDENLRTLMIFGLHESFIKTFHFVFRKAKSLRVVLLRETSYSMEDVLQNFTELLHLRYLRVN, encoded by the exons atgggcggcggcggcctgcgctgcgccCCCTTTTCCCGCCGGCTCTCCCCTGGTGGATCGGCCGGCgcggttgggatgggcggcggcggcctgcctGCGCTCCCTCCTCCCATCGGctctccgcagcactccggcaggg GACTGGAGTTGCTAGGGACAAATGATCAAAATGAACGGCTAGAGGATATAGGGCAAAGCAATTTAGATAACTTGGTTAATCATGGATTTTTTAAACAATGTACTAATAAATATGACAATACTATTTATGTTATTCATGATCTGCTACATGAGTTGGCAGTAAATGTTTCATCATACGAATGCCTTAGTATAAACGAATCTAATGTAAAGTCCATACAAATTCCTGTGTCCGTACGTCACTTATCGATCACCGTAGGTAACCGAGTTCTGGAGGATAGAAAGGCCTTTGACTATTTTAAGGTGAACTTGAGTGcactagataaaaaactgaaagaTGAAAACTTACGTACATTAATGATATTTGGACTCCATGAAAGTTTTATCAAGACTTTCCATTTTGTGTTTAGGAAAGCAAAATCCCTTCGTGTTGTTCTCCTGCGTGAAACATCCTATAGTATGGAGGATGTACTGCAAAACTTTACAGAACTTCTTCATCTTCGCTACTTAAGAGTTAACTag